In a genomic window of Blastocatellia bacterium:
- a CDS encoding BON domain-containing protein, with product MLNRSNAERTVLGLSLALLFAAGLFASCTSKSQTPGPQDCAKVSDRRLTRDFKRRVRADRQFDEQRRHINVNIRDRVLTLEGRVSSADARATLERYAHELGCVTKVDIRLTTQTLVGGCAPGQKLCGDICIDRTSQCNIIY from the coding sequence ATGCTGAATCGATCTAATGCTGAAAGAACGGTCCTGGGGCTTTCGCTGGCGCTGTTATTTGCTGCCGGCCTGTTCGCGTCCTGCACCTCAAAGTCGCAGACGCCCGGGCCGCAGGACTGCGCCAAGGTAAGCGACCGCCGCCTGACCAGAGACTTTAAGAGACGAGTCAGGGCAGACCGCCAGTTCGACGAACAGCGCAGGCACATCAACGTCAATATCAGAGACCGCGTCTTGACGCTGGAGGGTCGCGTGTCCAGCGCGGACGCCCGCGCCACGCTCGAAAGATACGCCCACGAGCTGGGCTGCGTGACCAAGGTGGACATCCGCCTGACCACCCAAACGTTGGTCGGCGGCTGCGCGCCGGGGCAGAAGCTTTGCGGCGACATCTGCATTGACCGGACTTCACAGTGTAATATCATTTACTAA
- a CDS encoding DUF3352 domain-containing protein: protein MKIAALLKLLLALLLAGCLATAPLAAPRHACPAPLPAVAIQQDDDDDEGVTFDTLLPADGYTLYIEARNIGALLRAADFRETFEPISPLLEQMGGAVEFKLVRLVIDNADRLQRSRVMFALNPTDTSLPSTLLAFELESEDEAETFVAKVQESMAPLAPAARKSSPGQASGADSTDHPSTTPSVIRRAGKLVVLSNVSFTFKGLHGKSDRRMSGDINFRAARDHLSSEPLFIYYDIALSERRREAALAALTPNTNSAREELAVARPQVEPPPAAATSQASHTTTPRLPAQAPAARNSKTVTPVPLPQAANQPPRAEQDLLGSLFNLVLPGSGQVQHNDALAVALTLENDALVARALLIGEPGAAIGPVPFLSLPVCGPALSSEAASYLPADTGIFVVASLDWPRLYDLVIEQMRTAPAATASRAAPAHPAADFETRRAAFEKANHASLADVLAATLGNEIAMSVPVNYLGNTPLARVPVNPRAATTQPLMLIAVRDREALVSKLRPLLETVGVRLTEAKATTEKVGDNEITSYGNLAYAFVNNYLLMATNAASIRQALEARANNATLAASRDFQSYTQWQPRGMVAQVYVSAAVLKGLFPDPAQRNELMKNEAVKEFLARYRFDPEPITYAASAEGVGGQYELRIPRRLLMRFFAEIAATELATRIPRNEFVARSFLDSIKEQEKLYKKQHGRYATLDEMMADQQGAEDKERLQGLTMARDMIERYGYKFEMTAAAGGYEAMMMPLEYGKSGRLSFYLDQGGVVRAGDHQGKAASSADPPTSSKQIY from the coding sequence ATGAAGATTGCCGCCCTTCTCAAGCTCTTGCTGGCCCTGCTACTGGCCGGCTGTCTTGCCACCGCGCCGTTGGCGGCGCCGCGCCATGCCTGCCCCGCGCCGCTGCCCGCCGTCGCCATTCAACAAGATGATGACGACGATGAGGGCGTAACCTTCGACACACTGCTGCCGGCGGACGGCTACACGCTCTATATCGAAGCGCGCAACATCGGTGCCCTATTGCGCGCGGCGGATTTTCGCGAAACCTTTGAGCCGATCTCGCCCCTGCTGGAACAGATGGGTGGAGCGGTAGAATTCAAGCTGGTGCGGCTGGTGATAGATAACGCCGACCGCCTGCAACGCTCACGGGTCATGTTCGCGCTCAACCCGACAGATACATCGCTGCCGAGCACGCTGCTCGCCTTCGAGTTGGAATCCGAAGACGAGGCGGAAACGTTTGTGGCGAAGGTGCAAGAGAGCATGGCACCGCTCGCCCCGGCGGCGCGTAAGAGCAGCCCAGGTCAGGCGAGCGGCGCCGACTCAACCGATCATCCATCAACGACGCCCTCGGTCATTCGGCGCGCCGGTAAACTGGTCGTCCTGTCAAACGTCTCATTCACCTTCAAGGGACTGCATGGCAAGAGTGACCGGCGGATGAGCGGTGACATCAATTTCCGTGCTGCCCGCGATCACCTCTCCAGCGAGCCCCTGTTCATTTATTACGACATCGCACTCAGCGAGCGCCGCAGAGAAGCCGCACTGGCAGCCCTAACGCCAAATACAAATTCAGCGCGAGAAGAGCTAGCGGTCGCCAGGCCGCAAGTCGAGCCGCCGCCCGCCGCCGCGACCTCGCAGGCATCTCATACCACAACGCCCCGGTTGCCGGCGCAAGCGCCCGCCGCCCGCAACAGCAAGACAGTGACACCCGTTCCCCTCCCGCAAGCCGCCAATCAGCCGCCGCGCGCCGAGCAAGACCTGCTCGGCAGCCTGTTCAACCTCGTGTTACCCGGCAGCGGGCAGGTGCAACATAATGACGCTCTGGCGGTGGCGCTGACACTCGAAAACGACGCGCTGGTGGCGCGTGCGTTGTTGATCGGCGAGCCGGGCGCGGCAATTGGCCCTGTGCCGTTTCTGTCGCTGCCGGTTTGTGGCCCGGCATTGTCGTCTGAAGCCGCCAGCTACCTTCCTGCCGACACCGGCATTTTTGTCGTGGCGTCGCTCGACTGGCCGCGCCTTTACGATCTGGTGATCGAGCAAATGCGGACGGCGCCCGCCGCAACAGCTAGCCGCGCCGCGCCCGCTCACCCCGCGGCGGATTTCGAAACGCGCCGTGCCGCCTTTGAGAAAGCTAACCATGCGAGCCTCGCGGACGTGCTGGCGGCGACGCTCGGCAACGAAATCGCCATGAGTGTGCCGGTCAATTATCTGGGCAACACGCCGCTCGCTCGCGTGCCGGTCAACCCACGCGCGGCGACAACTCAGCCGCTGATGCTCATCGCCGTGCGCGACCGCGAAGCGCTCGTGTCAAAGCTGCGCCCGCTGCTCGAAACGGTCGGCGTGCGGCTCACCGAGGCGAAGGCGACGACGGAAAAGGTCGGCGACAACGAGATCACCAGCTACGGCAATCTGGCTTATGCTTTCGTCAACAACTATCTGCTGATGGCGACAAACGCGGCGAGCATCCGCCAGGCGCTTGAAGCCCGCGCCAACAACGCGACGCTCGCGGCCAGTCGCGATTTTCAAAGCTATACGCAGTGGCAGCCGCGCGGCATGGTGGCGCAGGTCTACGTTTCGGCGGCGGTGTTGAAAGGACTGTTCCCCGACCCCGCGCAAAGAAATGAGCTGATGAAGAACGAAGCGGTGAAAGAATTCCTGGCGCGCTATCGCTTCGATCCAGAGCCGATCACCTATGCGGCGAGCGCCGAGGGCGTCGGCGGGCAATACGAGTTGCGCATCCCGCGGCGTCTGCTCATGCGCTTTTTCGCCGAGATTGCCGCAACGGAGCTGGCTACGCGCATCCCGCGCAATGAGTTTGTCGCCAGGAGCTTTCTAGATTCGATTAAAGAACAGGAGAAGCTCTACAAAAAGCAACATGGCCGCTATGCCACCCTGGACGAAATGATGGCCGACCAGCAAGGGGCAGAAGACAAAGAGCGATTGCAGGGCCTGACCATGGCGAGAGACATGATCGAGCGCTACGGTTACAAGTTCGAGATGACGGCTGCGGCGGGCGGCTATGAAGCGATGATGATGCCGCTAGAGTACGGAAAGAGCGGGCGGCTGTCGTTTTACCTGGATCAGGGCGGCGTCGTTCGCGCCGGCGATCATCAAGGCAAGGCGGCTTCGAGCGCCGACCCGCCGACCAGTTCCAAACAAATTTATTGA